The Carassius auratus strain Wakin chromosome 21, ASM336829v1, whole genome shotgun sequence sequence AAAAGGAAACGTAAATCAActgtattttctccccaaaaacacattacgttttatttatttattattttattgtttaaatagtaCGAGGATGGAAATACCACATTACTTTTAATCATATGGCGACACTGAATGATCATACTAATATTACATAGTAATTTATTTACACAGTACTTCGAAGAATACCATGCAGCTACCATGGTACatgtaaaatacagaaatatttaactgttgaaaaaaaatgttttggtatgttttgaagcatggcaggtggtttgagctggtttaagctggtccttagttGGTCATAAAATGGTTTAAGCtcccttgtcaaaaaatcctattggaatttcactttgtcctattggatcttactggattcttagaatcctactggacattctgattcattttaatggaatttcactttgtcctgtaggattttatttgatgtttagaatcttattggatattgtgtttaatttaatgggatttaattttttcatgtgatcttctattgatttgtattggacattgtgattttcaaatggaaattcactttgtcctgtaggatcttcTTTTGATtctattaattactttttaagagtaacttaacttttttagagtagcactgtgtatgtgtgtgtgtgtatttgtaacccataaaaatgcagcctacatatacacaaatatatatatatatatctatatatatatatatatatatatatatctatatcttatatatatatattcatgtgcagGTCATAAGCTGGTCCTCCTAAGCAACTACTGTACCTCATGCTCAGGGAACAGCAAATGATGTCCTAATCACATTTGAATGTGCATTGAATAGGTCTGTGGTATGTTTTTACTGTGCAGTACTGGGATGAGGGCCATCTGGTGCTGGACGGCCTTCTGTCCCCAGAGGAGTGTGACGCTTTACGGGACCGAATGAGTGAGATCATTGAGCGGATGGACGTTCCTGAACACTGCAGGACACAGTTCTCCACTGACCACGACGAGCAGCTTAAAAAACAGGTAAACTTGTCCAGATAAATACCCAGAATGCATCATCAGCAAGCATTTACAGTAGTGCCACGATAAACGTTCTTCTACGCTTTACTTCCCACATGCAACCAAATGCTTCTGGGTAAAGATGCAGGTAAATGTAGTTAGTAACAAACCCTGTCATAACTGGAAAAGTGACCCTTGTACATCCATGTACATTCAGaagcataaaaagaaaaaaaagtccagtCATGATCATATTTGGTGTTTGTCCAGGGAAATGCAGACTATTTCATCACCAGTGGAGACCAGATCCGTTTCTTCTTTGAGAAAGGAGTGTTTGATGATAAAGGTTTGTAATTTAGTTGCTGTGTTTGTCATGTTGAGATACAGAAAAAGACAGCGCATTCATCTCATGATGTGTTTTCAGGAGAGTTCATCGTGCCAAGAGAACGGTCCTTGAACAAAATCGGACACGGTGGGTAGTTACGAAAATAGCATTTCATATAATTCAGTCATGATTAAACATAACCTGTCATTAATCATAAATCATTACTTGCTCataagtgtttgtgttttatcTTTCCCACAGCTCTCCACGCTTATGAGCCGCTGTTTAAAGCGGTCACCCCACTCTCCCAAAATTCAAGTAATGATCAAACCtccatgtaaacaaatgtaaactCTGGTCTTTTTATGTAAACAGTACACTCATGTCAAAATGGGAAGCTCTTGGGAGACCTCTTTAAATCCAGACAACCCAGAGACTAGTgttgtaaactaaaactaaaagcattataaatcatttcagtatttgaaaaaagctgaaataaatattagataatagATTGATGAAAATAAGTTAAAGTACTGTATAActaatatattaatgaattaaagctataaagaaatgaaaaaaaataataaagacaaaagcacattagaaaattacttatttaaaccaaaaaaaattaatattactaaaactaACATTACTAAatctacatataaatataaaaacatacaaaagcaaataacaatttctaaaatgtaaattcaattaaactgaaaatatgaaaataaaaaccaattaaatatattattactaaaactatatctgaaataaaaattaaagctatatagaaatatttaataaaatgacagaagcacataacagaatgactaaaactgaaaatataaaataaaaatgtttttcaggtAGATATGCAGAAAGGTTTCTTCAAGCGTCTTGGAGATCCgtccacagttcttctggatttagtttgtttcagtttcatctgtttcttcatgtaatcacagacagattcgatgatggtgagatcagatctccgtGTGGAGCACCGGCTGTTGTcaaatgtgactaaccagaataatcaaggtttttcgtatatttttttattgctacgtggcaaacaagttaccagtaggttcagtagattctcagaaaacaaatgagacccagcattcatgatatgcacgctcttaaggctgtgcaattgggcaattagttgaattagttgaaaggggtgtgttcaaaaaaatagcagtgtggcattcaatcactgaggtcatcaattttgtgaagaaacaggtgtgaatcaggtggcccctatttaaggatgaagccaacacttgttgaacatgcatttgaaagctgaggaaaatgggtcgttcaagacattgttcagaagaacagcgtactttgattaaaaagttgattagagaggggaaaacctataaagaggtgcaaaaaatgataggctgttcagctaaaatgatctccaatgccttaaaatggagagcaaaaccagagagacgtggaagaaaacggaagacaaccatcaaaatggatagaagaataaccagaatggcaaaggctcagccaatgatcacctccaggatgatcaaagacagtctggagttacctgtaagtactgtgacagttagaagacgtctgtgtgaagctaatctattttcaagaatcccccgcaaagtccctctgttaaaaaaaaggcatgtgcagaagaggttacaatttgccaaagaacacatcaactggcctaaagagaaatggaggaacattttgtggactgatgagagtaaaattgctctttttgggtccaagggccacaggcagtttgtgagacgacccccaaactctgaattcaagccactgtacacagtgaagacagtgaagcatggaggtgcaagcatcatgatatgggcatgtttctcctactatggtgttgggcctatttatcgcataccagggatcatggatcagtttgcatatgttaaaatacttgaagaggtcatgttgccctatgctgaagaggacatgcccttgaaatggttgtttcaacaagacaatgacccaaaacacactagtaaacgggcaaagtcttggttccaaaccaacaaaattaatgttatggagtggccagcccaatctccagaccttaatccaattgagaacttgtggggtgatatcaaaaatgctgtttctgaagcaaaaccaagaaatgtgaatgaattgtggaatgttgttaaagaatcatggagtggaataacagctgacaggtgccacaagttggttgactccatgccacacagatgtcaagcagttttaaaaaactgtggtcatacaactaaatattagtttagtgattcacaggattgctaaatcccagaaaaaaaaaatgtttgtacaaaatagttttgagtttgtacagtcaaaggtagacactgctatttttttgaacacacccctttcaactaattgcccaattgcacagccttaagagcgtgcatatcatgaatgctgggtcttgtttgttttctgacaatttactgaacctactggtaacttgtttgccacgtagcaataaaaaatatactaaaaaccttgattattctggttagtcacattgtactgctattattttgaacaatactgtatatatgtatatgtatatatgtatgtatgtatatatatatgtatgtatatgtgtatatatatatatatataaacgtataactaaaaaaattaagaagtACTGTTAGTAATgtgatattatattaatacaaaaataatcctGACCTAAACCACTCTGGTTTATAGCTAAGACTAGCAAAACACTGTTTAACCATCTTGAtgccaaaaagaaaagaaatataccTCACTCTTTTCTCTATGTCAATGCTTTAGTttgtcaaaatgtgtgtgtgagaaatgtgtgtttgtttcgtTTCTGCAGAATCTGGTTAAGAAACTCGGCCTGATAAATCCTGTGATTCTGCAGAGTATGTACATCTTTAAGGTACAGTTTATATGTCCTGCATACAGTACTTATATATTGTTActtacacacatactgtaaaggTAATTATTTTATCACTCTCCTCTTCTGTGCCTGTTCTGTCAACAGCAACCAGGGATTGGTGGAGAAGGTAAGACCCTCCCTTTCTTTAACCAATAGGAATGCAGTACAGAAACTCTTGGTTGACCTTTGATCTTTGACTCCAGTGACCCCTCACCAGGACGCCACCTTCCTGTACACGCAGCCTCTGGGAAGAGTGATGGGCGTGTGGATCGCTCTGGAAGACGCTACGCTGGAGAACGGCTGTCTGTGGTTCATACCGGGATCACACCGCGGTGAGCTCACATGCGTTCGGCAGATTCATTAGTGCATGCGTGCTGTTTGAGTGaagctgtattttgcatttaaaatgtgtttgtgtggacCTTTTCCTGCGTGTGTTAGATGGGATTAGCAGGCGAATGGTGCGGACACCTAAAGGCACGTTTCCTCTGACTGATTTCATTGGCCGAGAGAAGAGTTACGACGACAAGCTCTTCGTTCCAGTTCCTGTTAAAAAAGGTGAGTCAAGAGGGCCATCATCTAAACATAATTACACGAGGAGATCAAGGGCTGAGCAAATTCTGCCAGTTCTTATAGCTTTCTTATTAGTAGATACTGAAattacattcaaattattttaggaaaacAGAGATGACCGGTTAACAGTTGGggaatttgcatttgtgaattaaatgtaatttttgttgtggttgatattatgtgatgtatgcttatgcttttgtatgtttttgttctctgcattaaaaaataaaataaaataaaaaaaggtgagttattggtaatttttttttttttaagtcttaggggtttatatacaaaatatttttttttctttttaaatataattcaaattgTAAATACTTGAACTATAACACAACACGATTACAGAAACTTTCatattaagttttatatatttttttattttatatattttatttaattctgttcaccaaggctgcatttatttaatcgaaaaatgtagtaaaaacaataaaattgtgaaatattattaaaatgtaaaataacttttctattgatatatattgtaaaatatactttattcctgtgaagcaaagctgtaatttcagcattttttcccccagtcttcagtgtcacatgatcttgagatactgatttgctgctcgagaaacattcatgattattatcaatgttgaaaacagttatgctgcttgtggaaaatgtgacagttttttttcgttttttttaacaacaacgaAATAGAAGGCTTTTGTAACAGTAAACATAAAGGTCCgttttgatcaattttaatgcatccttgctgaataaaagtacccgtatttttcggactataagtcgcaacagccca is a genomic window containing:
- the LOC113039018 gene encoding LOW QUALITY PROTEIN: phytanoyl-CoA dioxygenase domain-containing protein 1-like (The sequence of the model RefSeq protein was modified relative to this genomic sequence to represent the inferred CDS: deleted 1 base in 1 codon) — encoded protein: MDVLTDQDVQKYWDEGHLVLDGLLSPEECDALRDRMSEIIERMDVPEHCRTQFSTDHDEQLKKQGNADYFITSGDQIRFFFEKGVFDDKGEFIVPRERSLNKIGHALHAYEPLFKAVTHSPKIQNLVKKLGLINPVILQSMYIFKQPGIGGEVTPHQDATFLYTQPLGRVMGVWIALEDATLENGCLWFIPGSHRDGISRRMVRTPKGTFPLTDFIGREKSYDDKLFVPVPVKKGGAVLIHGEVVHRSAANTSDASRHVYTFHIMESQSTVWSPENWLQPTEELPFPSLYT